One Kribbella sp. NBC_00662 genomic region harbors:
- a CDS encoding nucleoside hydrolase codes for MKPSRRRVIINTDAKNEADDQFAIVHGLLSPTFDIRGLIPAHFGTHRSDRSMEESREEIDLLLDLLDLTGKVPVANGATTGIPDEQTPLDSPGAQLIIEESKLASKGDPLFVSFLGPLTDMASAILLDPEIVHRDVIVVWIGGRGYNGYAADHRMEFNLSNDIHAANVVFGSGITVWQVTSDVYTKVSVSYAELEEKIGDAGPLGKYLIEQLVEWNATYHGEPIESRSLGDSPAISLMLYPHSGNFRTRPAPRFGVDGWYLPGTDNPIQVCEQVDVRFLLEDMFAKIRRFARQRSTS; via the coding sequence GTGAAGCCGAGTAGACGCCGGGTGATCATCAACACCGATGCCAAGAACGAGGCCGATGACCAGTTCGCGATCGTGCACGGGCTGTTGTCGCCGACCTTCGACATCCGCGGTCTGATTCCCGCCCACTTCGGCACCCACCGGTCCGATCGGAGCATGGAGGAGTCCCGCGAGGAGATCGACCTGCTGCTGGATCTGCTCGACCTGACCGGCAAGGTCCCGGTCGCGAACGGTGCGACGACCGGCATCCCGGACGAGCAGACCCCGCTCGACTCGCCCGGCGCGCAGCTGATCATCGAGGAGTCGAAGCTCGCCTCGAAGGGCGACCCGCTGTTCGTGTCGTTCCTCGGCCCGCTGACCGATATGGCCTCGGCGATCCTGCTCGATCCCGAGATCGTGCACCGGGACGTGATCGTGGTCTGGATCGGCGGCCGCGGCTACAACGGCTACGCGGCCGACCACCGGATGGAGTTCAACCTGTCGAACGACATCCACGCCGCGAACGTCGTGTTCGGCTCCGGGATCACCGTCTGGCAGGTCACCAGCGACGTCTACACGAAGGTCTCGGTCAGCTACGCGGAGCTCGAGGAGAAGATCGGCGACGCCGGCCCGCTCGGCAAGTACCTGATCGAGCAGCTGGTCGAGTGGAACGCGACGTACCACGGCGAGCCGATCGAGTCCCGCTCACTCGGAGACTCGCCCGCGATCTCGCTCATGCTCTACCCGCACAGCGGCAACTTCCGGACCCGTCCGGCGCCGCGTTTCGGTGTCGACGGCTGGTACCTGCCCGGCACCGACAACCCCATCCAGGTCTGCGAGCAGGTCGACGTCCGCTTCCTGCTCGAGGACATGTTCGCCAAGATCCGCCGCTTTGCCCGTCAAAGGAGCACCTCATGA
- a CDS encoding ABC transporter substrate-binding protein: MTTSYTRRGFLGLTSAAALGAGLSACTGGGTSTGGGATQGASNNLRLFTYEDDSTIGLLKAQIKKFDEQNGTTTTVDSLPGSGAAVYPDKLRTELLGGKGPDVWRIWGGQIGSPFAKAKQSLDLSKYYDKYGWDSKINTTAISGMTFDGVKSGVPFLSLGIGAWYNKSLFAKAGVSAPPTTYAELESVNDKLVAVGVTPCGLGGKYGWDIMRLFEYLLEHTAGPDLHDKLLTGAESWDRPEVVEAFTLFKKWQDKKWLPQGALALDPADVEPWYVQGKTAYTITGPWTEAAAILAAKKSSSAFGNFELPTDKSPARHSGFVEGYMINAKSGNADKAAALIDFIVQPATQKAMNITASTVKGAEPDPKTLPLAAEWSQKYGNNPFYTIQDQAFPKKQADQYFSVQSDLLQGSVKPDAAAKKMQEIVSAWAKS, translated from the coding sequence ATGACCACGTCGTACACCCGCCGGGGTTTCCTCGGTCTCACGTCCGCCGCCGCACTCGGTGCCGGTCTGTCCGCCTGCACCGGCGGAGGTACTTCGACGGGCGGGGGAGCCACCCAGGGGGCGTCGAACAACCTGCGCCTGTTCACCTACGAGGACGACTCGACGATCGGCCTGCTCAAGGCCCAGATCAAGAAGTTCGACGAGCAGAACGGTACGACGACCACCGTCGACAGCCTGCCCGGTTCGGGCGCGGCCGTGTACCCGGACAAGCTGCGGACCGAGCTGCTCGGAGGCAAGGGGCCGGACGTCTGGCGGATCTGGGGCGGTCAGATCGGCAGCCCGTTCGCGAAGGCCAAGCAGTCACTGGATCTGAGCAAGTACTACGACAAGTACGGCTGGGACTCGAAGATCAACACGACCGCGATCAGCGGGATGACGTTCGACGGCGTGAAGTCCGGCGTACCGTTCCTCTCGCTCGGCATCGGTGCCTGGTACAACAAGTCGCTGTTCGCCAAGGCCGGTGTCAGCGCACCGCCCACGACGTACGCCGAGCTCGAGAGCGTGAACGACAAACTGGTGGCTGTCGGTGTCACGCCGTGCGGGCTCGGGGGTAAGTACGGCTGGGACATCATGCGACTGTTCGAGTACCTGCTCGAGCACACCGCCGGTCCCGACCTGCACGACAAACTGCTGACCGGCGCCGAGAGCTGGGACCGGCCCGAGGTGGTCGAGGCGTTCACGCTGTTCAAGAAGTGGCAGGACAAGAAGTGGCTACCGCAGGGTGCGCTCGCGCTCGACCCGGCCGATGTCGAGCCGTGGTACGTCCAGGGCAAGACCGCATACACGATCACCGGACCGTGGACCGAGGCGGCGGCGATCCTGGCGGCGAAGAAGAGCTCGTCCGCGTTCGGCAACTTCGAGCTGCCGACCGACAAGTCGCCGGCCCGGCACTCGGGCTTCGTCGAGGGCTACATGATCAACGCCAAGAGCGGGAACGCCGACAAGGCCGCGGCGCTGATCGACTTCATCGTCCAGCCCGCCACCCAGAAGGCGATGAACATCACCGCCTCGACCGTCAAGGGCGCCGAGCCGGACCCGAAGACGCTGCCGCTGGCCGCGGAGTGGTCGCAGAAGTACGGGAACAACCCGTTCTACACGATCCAGGACCAGGCGTTCCCGAAGAAGCAGGCCGACCAGTACTTCAGCGTGCAGAGCGACCTGCTGCAGGGCTCGGTCAAGCCGGACGCGGCGGCGAAGAAGATGCAGGAAATCGTCTCGGCCTGGGCGAAGAGCTAG
- a CDS encoding carbohydrate ABC transporter permease, whose amino-acid sequence MATTVAVAKQPKRGGRWSPWLFALPALVVYVAFLVYPAVSSLWFSLTNWDGLSATYKFVGLDNYFKLPHDPVVITAVRNNLIWTVVTIAVPTVIGLLLAIALNGKVHGKPILRLIFYTPAVLPLVSIASIWGWLYNPQYGAINSFLRLIGLDGLAQPWLGQDSTALWAVMIPAIWLRTGFPMLLYLAALQGIPNELYEAATVDGATKWQQFWHVTMPSLRPAHYIVLALSLIDSFKVFDMIYAMTYGGPGTSTQVMGTWMYFNVFQYYQAGYGTAIAVVITLVAIAVGIPYVRSQTKEA is encoded by the coding sequence ATGGCAACGACAGTCGCTGTCGCCAAGCAGCCCAAACGCGGCGGCCGGTGGTCCCCGTGGTTGTTCGCCCTGCCCGCACTCGTGGTGTACGTCGCGTTCCTGGTGTACCCGGCGGTGTCGTCACTGTGGTTCAGCCTGACCAACTGGGACGGGCTGAGCGCGACGTACAAGTTCGTTGGCCTGGACAACTACTTCAAGCTGCCGCACGACCCGGTCGTGATCACCGCGGTCCGGAACAATTTGATCTGGACCGTCGTCACGATCGCGGTGCCGACCGTCATCGGTCTGCTGCTGGCGATCGCGCTGAACGGCAAGGTGCACGGGAAGCCGATCCTGCGGCTGATCTTCTACACGCCCGCGGTCCTCCCGCTGGTGTCGATCGCGAGCATCTGGGGCTGGCTCTACAACCCGCAGTACGGTGCGATCAACTCGTTCCTGCGCCTGATCGGGCTGGACGGGCTGGCGCAGCCGTGGCTCGGGCAGGACTCCACCGCGCTGTGGGCCGTGATGATCCCGGCGATCTGGTTGCGGACCGGCTTCCCGATGCTGCTGTACCTGGCCGCACTGCAAGGTATCCCGAACGAGCTCTACGAGGCCGCGACCGTCGACGGCGCGACCAAGTGGCAACAGTTCTGGCACGTGACGATGCCGAGCCTGCGGCCCGCGCACTACATCGTGCTGGCGTTGTCGCTGATCGACTCGTTCAAGGTCTTCGACATGATCTACGCGATGACGTACGGCGGTCCCGGTACGTCGACGCAGGTGATGGGAACGTGGATGTACTTCAACGTCTTCCAGTACTACCAGGCCGGCTACGGCACCGCGATCGCCGTCGTGATCACGCTGGTCGCGATAGCGGTAGGCATCCCGTACGTCCGCTCGCAGACGAAGGAGGCCTGA
- a CDS encoding carbohydrate ABC transporter permease, translating to MTITAPAPVDLPVDTTQSTSPGPKGRRGLVMTFVLVVIALFWISPLALLVITAVRPLADFIGNGPLSWPDQLTWSNFKDAWDIGNFATTYKNSAILAAIKVPLGVLFSAMLGFALAKLRMRFRRTVMFTVFLGLTIPIYITIVPVFIMMRSLGATDSIFGLIGPYLAFGIPFEVLVLQSFFRQIPDEIIEAAKVDGAGDWRVFFTMILPLSVPALVTVAILDAVATWNEFLFALILLNSDAHKTIPVGLLNFQGQFANNNTGLAAGILIAVVPILIAYTLLQRWIVGGLTAGSLKG from the coding sequence ATGACCATCACAGCGCCGGCACCGGTCGACCTCCCGGTCGACACCACCCAGTCCACCAGTCCTGGGCCCAAGGGACGCCGCGGGCTGGTGATGACCTTCGTCCTCGTCGTCATCGCGCTCTTCTGGATCTCCCCGCTCGCCCTCCTGGTGATCACCGCGGTACGCCCGTTGGCGGACTTCATCGGCAACGGGCCGCTGTCCTGGCCGGACCAGCTCACATGGAGCAATTTCAAGGACGCCTGGGACATCGGCAACTTCGCCACGACGTACAAGAACAGTGCGATCCTGGCCGCGATCAAGGTGCCGCTCGGCGTGCTGTTCTCCGCGATGCTCGGGTTCGCACTGGCCAAGCTGCGGATGAGGTTCCGGCGGACGGTGATGTTCACGGTGTTCCTCGGGCTGACAATCCCGATCTACATCACGATCGTGCCGGTCTTCATCATGATGCGTTCGCTCGGCGCGACCGACAGCATCTTCGGGCTGATCGGGCCGTACCTGGCCTTCGGCATCCCGTTCGAGGTGCTGGTGCTGCAGTCGTTCTTCCGGCAGATCCCCGACGAGATCATCGAGGCGGCGAAGGTCGACGGCGCGGGCGACTGGCGGGTGTTCTTCACGATGATCCTGCCGCTGTCGGTGCCCGCGCTGGTGACGGTGGCGATCCTGGACGCGGTCGCGACCTGGAACGAGTTCCTGTTCGCGCTGATCCTGCTGAACTCCGACGCGCACAAGACGATCCCGGTCGGGCTGCTGAACTTCCAGGGCCAGTTCGCCAACAACAACACCGGGCTCGCGGCGGGCATCCTGATCGCCGTGGTCCCGATCCTGATCGCCTACACCCTGCTCCAGCGCTGGATCGTCGGCGGTCTGACCGCAGGCTCACTCAAAGGTTAG